In Oncorhynchus gorbuscha isolate QuinsamMale2020 ecotype Even-year linkage group LG08, OgorEven_v1.0, whole genome shotgun sequence, one genomic interval encodes:
- the LOC124042146 gene encoding uncharacterized protein LOC124042146 isoform X1, which yields MEAFRDGLPLPLSSLRLLVPPLRLVSAALWQVVQQRDVMDYGLVEEFVTTVLEIVPDMMSYRERVQLIMGLRAQLVLELCRSDHLANPETIQPHLNRMKTCIITHRGKEISDPEVEASESNFLKLIQTLLEDPVEKEYFFQSVFSEEFGPKYNSALQTLVWEFLSRLEKLLPAPTLQQTASWFLPDPSVLEECVQCVSHPQPLKTLLQHHNNTCGHVDTNGLFSGDNQIPIEADPEVQSEPVQQCMSHVSSDNESDMIPLLELGIDSDRTVHKGVEPVHKGVEPVHKGVGPVHRGVEPVHKGVESASLEVGHIYNETTEKNIKHNTPGKELAKYMQNNTYFHHLHTDSGLKIQGKAYSSQQEVQDISSLSTSCWLHQPTVQLHRLDIADMLLPVTEVYSTPRRERLQIDKVGSQGQRRGQVISQKNERNINEEPSDGQPQYSLAPDPSLTTGQPKRSKRVKICSLCGKTFSEAKDLTAHMRCHNEQSPSKCTQCGQDFEHHEDLQKHQQNVCEAAAQPEEDNMSTTSVVDQTELAESSKARTCRVCHKTVYSRNYLRKHLKSQHGQLLKIHKKHKTFFCCSLCNKTFGCRNDLRKHLESKHRQLLKMHKKHKNIICCIMCNKSFDLSEPNKCEVNQQQLSRKAHPEANTLTAAVIPQPSSTTSQNPTTSNALPIQAQFYNHYRTCLLCNETFDTAETMRKHLRFQHNILSYLCHDCGESFPSKLDLQKHSKNCLSFPDSRKCNECRKITPQTTQPQANICQEMNQRQQQLPAGGNEMEIPQSCNTDVNFLNYLQRCQPNECEKIHFHGGQQDWSEEAYPNQLPGEVYPNQLPGEVYPNQLPGEVYPNQLPGEVYPNQLPGEVYPNQLPGEVYPNQLPGEVYPNQLPGEVYPNQLPGEVDPNQLPGEVDPNQLPGEVDPNQLPGEVDPNQHPGEVDLEEVDPADRSSSPIPRENGTDIPQSHSTSPQNPTTFDTQTQPPGISPPAWLKSRTCPLCSKCFAYKKTMMQHLRRHSQGQGPFMCTICSKSFGTASDLKRHRGIKSGCGPNHRNLVVPENVPTEQKTVFSCPHCQGQYTNKKKMKAHMVCHTGDGFTCRFCGKIFAEDKKLRNHVRSHIDRRHLCDTCGKDFTSLSNLKKHTLVHTGEQPYICPDCGKRFSLKGNLKVHQQSHTGERPFACTMCKIRCFTQTHLKRHMLRHTGEKPHKCLACGKTFQRKNTLRKHQQDSCS from the exons ATGGAAGCTTTTAGAGACG gtctccctctccccctatcaTCTCTGCGTCTGTTGGTTCCTCCACTGCGGCTGGTGTCTGCAGCTCTATGGCAAGTTGTTCAGCAGAGAGACGTAATGGACTACGGGTTGGTGGAGGAGTTTGTCACCACTGTGTTGGAGATAGTTCCTGATATGATGAGTTACAGGGAGAGAGTCCAACTCATCATGGGGCTGCGAGCACAG CTGGTTCTGGAGTTGTGTCGCTCTGATCACCTAGCCAACCCTGAGACTATCCAGCCACACCTGAACAGGATGAAGACCTGTATCATCACTCATAGGGGCAAGGAG ATTTCTGATCCAGAGGTGGAAGCGTCAGAATCAAACTTCCTGAAGCTGATTCAAACTCTGCTGGAAGACCCAGTCGAGAAGGAATACTTCTTTCAG AGTGTGTTTTCAGAGGAATTTGGCCCCAAGTATAACTCAGCACTGCAGACTCTGGTGTGGGAGTTCCTCTCCAGGCTGGAGAAGCTGCTTCCAGCACCAACCCTTCAACAG ACGGCATCTTGGTTCCTACCTGACCCCTCTGTCCTGGAGGAGTGTGTGCAGTGTGTATCCCACCCTCAACCTTTGAAGACCCTTCTCCAGCACCACAACAATACATGTGGACATGTAGACACCAATG GTCTGTTTTCTGGCGACAATCAAATCCCAATCGAAGCTGACCCAGAGGTCCAATCAGAACCTGTGCAGCAATGTATGAGCCATGTCTCATCTGACAATGAGTCAGACATGATCCCTTTGTTGGAACTGGGGATTGATTCAGACCGAACTGTGCACAAAGGGGTGGAGCCTGTGCACAAAGGGGTGGAGCCGGTGCACAAAGGGGTGGGGCCTGTGCACAGAGGGGTGGAGCCTGTGCACAAAGGGGTGGAGTCTGCTTCTTTAGAGGTAGGGCATATATACAATGAAACTACAGAGAAAAATATTAAACACAACACACCAGGTAAAGAGCTAGCAAAATATATGCAAAATAATACATATTTTCACCACCTTCACACTGACAGTGGGCTGAAAATCCAAGGAAAAGCCTACAGCAGCCAACAGGAAGTGCAGGACATTTCTAGTTTATCTACTTCCTGTTGGCTCCATCAGCCAACAGTGCAGCTGCACAGACTTGACATTGCTGATATGCTTTTACCTGTGACAGAGGTCTATTCAACACCGAGGAGAGAGAGGCTTCAGATTGACAAAGTGGGATCccaaggacagagaagaggacaggtcATATCACAAAAGAATGAGAGGAATATCAATGAAGAGCCGTCCGATGGTCAACCTCAGTATTCTCTGGCCCCTGACCCATCCCTTACCACAGGGCAGCCTAAAAGAAGCAAGCGTGTCAAAATATGCTCCTTGTGTGGAAAGACTTTCAGCGAAGCAAAGGATTTGACGGCACACATGAGATGTCACAATGAGCAGAGCCCTTCCAAGTGCACCCAGTGTGGACAAGACTTTGAACACCATGAGGACTTACAGAAACATCAGCAGAATGTGTGTGAGGCGGCAGCTCAACCTGAAGAGGACAACATGTCTACGACATCCGTGGTGGATCAGACGGAGCTAGCAGAGTCGTCCAAAGCCAGGACATGCCGTGTGTGTCATAAAACTGTCTATAGTAGAAATTATTTGAGAAAGCACCTGAAATCCCAACACGGTCAACTCCTGAAGATACACAAGAAACACAAAACGTTTTTCTGTTGCTCTTTGTGTAATAAGACCTTTGGATGCAGAAATGATTTGAGAAAGCATCTGGAATCCAAACACCGTCAACTCCTGAAGATGCATAAGAAACACAAAAATATTATCTGTTGCATTATGTGTAATAAGTCCTTTGATCTTTCTGAGCCAAACAAGTGTGAGGTGAACCAACAGCAACTCTCCAGGAAGGCACACCCAGAGGCCAACACACTTACAGCTGCAGTGATACCACAGCCCTCAAGCACTACATCCCAGAACCCAACAACCTCCAATGCTCTGCCCATTCAGGCACAGTTCTACAATCACTACAGAACATGTCTTTTGTGCAATGAAACTTTCGATACCGCAGAGACCATGAGAAAGCACCTAAGATTTCAACACAATATACTGTCTTACTTGTGCCACGATTGTGGGGAAAGTTTCCCAAGCAAATTAGATCTTCAGAAACACTCAAAGAATTGTTTGAGTTTTCCAGATTCAAGAAAATGTAATGAGTGCAGGAAAATAACTCCTCAAACAACGCAGCCGCAGGCAAACATTTGTCAGGAGATGAACCAAAGACAACAGCAACTACCTGCAGGGGGAAATGAGATGGAGATCCCTCAGTCCTGCAACACAGACGTTAACTTCTTAAATTACTTGCAGCGATGCCAGCCAAATGAGTGTGAGAAGATTCACTTTCACGGAGGACAGCAAGACTGGAGTGAGGAGGCTTATCCAAACCAGCTTCCAGGGGAGGTTTATCCAAACCAGCTTCCAGGGGAGGTTTATCCAAACCAACTTCCAGGGGAGGTTTATCCAAACCAGCTTCCAGGGGAGGTTTATCCAAACCAGCTTCCAGGGGAGGTTTATCCAAACCAGCTTCCAGGGGAGGTTTATCCAAACCAGCTTCCAGGGGAGGTTTATCCAAACCAGCTTCCAGGGGAGGTTTATCCAAACCAGCTTCCAGGGGAGGTTGATCCAAACCAGCTTCCAGGGGAGGTTGATCCAAACCAGCTTCCAGGGGAGGTTGATCCAAACCAGCTTCCAGGGGAGGTTGATCCAAACCAGCATCCAGGGGAGGTTGATCTAGAGGAGGTTGATCCAGCCGACAGAAGCAGTTCTCCCATTCCAAGGGAGAATGGGACAGATATTCCCCAGAGCCATAGCACTTCACCCCAGAACCCAACAACCTTCGATACTCAGACGCAGCCACCTGGCATCTCTCCCCCAGCCTGGCTAAAATCTAGAACATGCCCTTTGTGCTCAAAATGTTTTGCTTATAAAAAGACCATGATGCAGCATCTGAGACGTCATTCACAGGGTCAGGGACCCTTCATGTGCACCATATGTTCAAAGAGCTTTGGTACCGCCAGCGATTTGAAGAGACATCGGGGAATTAAGAGCGGTTGTGGGCCAAATCATCGTAATCTCGTCGTACCTGAGAATGTTCCCACAGAACAAAAAACTGTCTTCTCCTGCCCTCATTGTCAGGGACAGTACAcgaataaaaaaaaaatgaaagcaCACATGGTATGTCACACAGGAGATGGGTTCACCTGTAGGTTTTGTGGCAAGATATTTGCTGAAGATAAGAAATTACGCAATCATGTTCGTTCTCATATTGACAGACGACATCTATGTGACACATGTGGTAAAGATTTCACATCTCTGTCTAACTTGAAAAAACACACACTTGTACACACAGGAGAACAGCCGTACATTTGCCCAGACTGTGGCAAACGTTTTAGTCTGAAGGGTAACCTGAAAGTCCATCAACAGAGTCATACAGGAGAGCGGCCATTTGCGTGCACAATGTGTAAAATACGCTGTTTCACTCAGACTCATCTAAAACGGCATATGTTGaggcacacaggagagaagcctcatAAGTGTTTGGCTTGTGGGAAGACATTTCAAcggaaaaacacattgaggaaaCATCAGCAAGATTCTTGTTCTTAG
- the LOC124042146 gene encoding uncharacterized protein LOC124042146 isoform X2, producing MEAFRDGLPLPLSSLRLLVPPLRLVSAALWQVVQQRDVMDYGLVEEFVTTVLEIVPDMMSYRERVQLIMGLRAQLVLELCRSDHLANPETIQPHLNRMKTCIITHRGKEISDPEVEASESNFLKLIQTLLEDPVEKEYFFQSVFSEEFGPKYNSALQTLVWEFLSRLEKLLPAPTLQQGPC from the exons ATGGAAGCTTTTAGAGACG gtctccctctccccctatcaTCTCTGCGTCTGTTGGTTCCTCCACTGCGGCTGGTGTCTGCAGCTCTATGGCAAGTTGTTCAGCAGAGAGACGTAATGGACTACGGGTTGGTGGAGGAGTTTGTCACCACTGTGTTGGAGATAGTTCCTGATATGATGAGTTACAGGGAGAGAGTCCAACTCATCATGGGGCTGCGAGCACAG CTGGTTCTGGAGTTGTGTCGCTCTGATCACCTAGCCAACCCTGAGACTATCCAGCCACACCTGAACAGGATGAAGACCTGTATCATCACTCATAGGGGCAAGGAG ATTTCTGATCCAGAGGTGGAAGCGTCAGAATCAAACTTCCTGAAGCTGATTCAAACTCTGCTGGAAGACCCAGTCGAGAAGGAATACTTCTTTCAG AGTGTGTTTTCAGAGGAATTTGGCCCCAAGTATAACTCAGCACTGCAGACTCTGGTGTGGGAGTTCCTCTCCAGGCTGGAGAAGCTGCTTCCAGCACCAACCCTTCAACAG GGACCATGCTAA